From one Mobula hypostoma chromosome 28, sMobHyp1.1, whole genome shotgun sequence genomic stretch:
- the LOC134338984 gene encoding uncharacterized protein LOC134338984 has translation MVSNPVLCACLSTEEVRSREAAEEDRRSIGCCTAVKLGVTPGRGQGLVSVLHGSQGLFQDEEEERNTRRLQARGLWALREIRELTVGGGPAIGAQSPSECGSQENESSLQQAEDTAQGSDGMLAPETSSPQKEAPFLCLDLPTMLGSSSTRRDEEQPHIQSPRAALAREELLEPTTSSTSVAHLRKVTKTTGSHVTFAPGPPVTHGPPPEVERLPAPGFSCLRKVGASASQVSFRPSPSGLPHSSLHPPGPRLAFPRFTKPWGQSRGSSPGFLVRPCLAAGGDEDTGDDGFSDMVVGSLDDRFGGPLMHTLDGGSSDIMEDTQDGGSNDIMEDTQDGGSSDIMEDTQDGSSSDLMGDIEDGGSSVLLGDTEDDGCSDLMGDIEDGGSSVLLGETEDDGSGVLLADSQDGGSSDLLADCQDGGSSDLMGDTQDGDSHNFMGDTQDGGSSFFMEDTQDGGSSDLMEDTQDGSSSDIMGDTQGGGSSDLMGDTQDGSSSDLMGDTRGGGSSDFMGDTQDSYSVSCVRLADSQDGDSMAVNQDGEGSHLLANSQDNSSGTTLSSQEGESTDPLEDAQGGGLVLAESYRPAGPAELGRPPASPGHELPLAMEEPEAGPSQVMDPVAQPDMQDVYAELQQDMFYKAFLFHKFMKLGSPQHKPGHQQTKEHP, from the exons ATGGTGTCTAACCCTGTGCTTTGCGCCTGTCTCTCCACAGAGGAGGTGAGGAGCCGGGAAGCAGCAGAGGAAGATCGCCGGTCTATTGGATGTTGCACGGCAGTGAAGCTCGGTGTGACCCCGGGGAGAGGGCAGGGCCTCGTGTCCGTGCTCCACGGCTCCCAGGGCCTTTTTCAGGACGAGGAGGAGGAGCGTAACACGCGGCGGCTGCAGGCCAGGGGGCTGTGGGCACTGCGCGAGATCCGGGAGCTGACCGTGGGAGGGGGTCCTGCCATTGGTGCCCAGTCACCGTCCGAGTGCGGGTCCCAGGAGAATGAGAGCAGCCTGCAGCAGGCTGAAGACACGGCCCAGGGCAGTGATG gtatgttggcaccagaaacttCCAGCCCCCAGAAGGAGGCTCCTTTTCTGTGCTTGGATCTCCCCACCATGCTGGGGTCCAGCTCCACCAGGCGGGATGAGGAGCAGCCTCATATTCAATCGCCCAGGGCAGCCTTGGCCCGTGAGGAGCTGTTGGAGCCCACCACGTCGTCCACCTCAGTCGCCCATCTCCGCAAGGTTACCAAGACAACAGGCAGCCATGTGACCTTTGCCCCTGGTCCGCCCGTgacccatgggcctccccctgaGGTTGAACGGCTGCCGGCACCCGGCTTCTCCTGTCTGAGGAAGGTTGGGGCCTCAGCAAGCCAGGTCTCCTTCAGGCCCAGCCCCTCAGGACTgcctcactcctctctccacccccctgGGCCCAGGCTGGCATTCCCCCGCTTCACTAAGCCCTGGGGCCAGAGCAGAGGTTCCAGCCCAGGCTTCTTGGTTCGGCCGTGTCTGGCGGCCGGTGGCGACGAGGACACTGGTGACGATGGCTTCTCTGACATGGTGGTGGGCAGCCTGGATGATAGGTTCGGAGGTCCACTTATGCACACTCTAGATGGCGGCTCCAGTGACATAATGGAGGACACACAAGATGGCGGCTCCAATGACATAATGGAGGACACTCAAGATGGCGGCTCCAGTGACATAATGGAGGACACACAAGATGGCAGCTCCAGCGACCTCATGGGGGACATTGAAGATGGTGGCTCCAGTGTCCTCCTGGGGGACACCGAAGATGATGGCTGCAGTGACCTCATGGGGGACATTGAAGATGGTGGCTCCAGTGTCCTCCTGGGGGAGACGGAAGATGATGGCTCTGGTGTCCTGCTTGCAGATTCTCAGGACGGTGGCTCCAGTGATCTTCTGGCAGACTGTCAAGATGGCGGCTCCAGTGACCTCATGGGGGACACCCAAGATGGAGATTCCCATAACTTCATGGGGGACACCCAAGATGGTGGCTCCAGTTTCTTCATGGAGGACACCCAAGATGGTGGCTCCAGTGATTTAATGGAGGACACCCAAGATGGCAGCTCCAGTGACATAATGGGGGACACCCAAGGTGGTGGCTCCAGTGACTTAATGGGGGACACCCAAGATGGCAGCTCCAGTGACCTAATGGGGGACACCCGAGGTGGTGGCTCCAGTGATTTCATGGGGGACACCCAAGATAGCtactctgtgtcctgtgtccggcTGGCAGATTCTCAGGATGGTGACTCCATGGCTGTTAACCAGGATGGTGAGGGCAGCCACCTGCTGGCCAACTCACAGGACAACAGCAGTGGCACTACACTGAGCTCCCAGGAGGGCGAGAGTACCGACCCTTTGGAGGATGCACAAGGTGGGGGCCTGGTGCTGGCGGAATCATACAGACCCGCTGGGCCAGCTGAGCTTGGAAGGCCCCCTGCCTCCCCAGGGCACGAGCTGCCCCTGGCGATGGAGGAGCCTGAGGCAGGCCCGTCCCAAGTGATGGACCCTGTTGCCCAGCCCGACATGCAGGACGTCTACGCTGAGCTGCAACAGGACATGTTCTACAAGGCATTCCTCTTCCACAAGTTCATGAAGTTGGGCAGTCCTCAGCACAAACCTGGCCATCAGCAGACAAAAGAGCACCCTTAG